One stretch of Streptomyces agglomeratus DNA includes these proteins:
- a CDS encoding arylamine N-acetyltransferase family protein translates to MIDVDEYLAVLGVPRPTAPTAEALWALHRAQVERVAYETLDNQLGRPAGIGAAESVARILRGRGGYCFHLNGAFGALLTALGYDVTLHRAGVQGEVEDPEGPGGDHLALTVGLDGERWLVDTGLAGGMYEPLPLCEGTYTQGPFTYAMAPSVVVPGGWRFTHDPRGAFTAMVFAPEPVELSSFAAEHHRLSASPESGFVRVLQAQLRDAKGVDMLRGCVLRRIDAEGTYERTIDSADDWYDVLADVFHLNLSDVDAPARAALWHRVHTAHQEWEAAGQRATTL, encoded by the coding sequence ATGATCGACGTCGACGAGTATCTGGCCGTGCTGGGTGTGCCCCGGCCGACGGCCCCGACCGCCGAGGCGCTGTGGGCACTGCATCGGGCACAGGTGGAGCGGGTCGCCTACGAGACCCTCGACAACCAACTGGGACGGCCGGCGGGCATCGGTGCCGCGGAATCCGTGGCCCGGATCCTGCGCGGGCGTGGCGGCTACTGCTTCCACCTCAACGGGGCCTTCGGCGCGTTGCTGACGGCCCTCGGCTACGACGTGACTCTGCACCGGGCCGGGGTGCAGGGCGAGGTCGAGGACCCCGAGGGCCCGGGCGGCGACCATCTCGCGCTCACCGTGGGGCTCGACGGCGAGCGGTGGCTGGTCGACACCGGGCTCGCCGGCGGAATGTACGAGCCACTGCCGCTGTGCGAAGGCACCTACACCCAGGGGCCGTTTACCTACGCGATGGCCCCGTCGGTGGTGGTGCCCGGCGGCTGGCGGTTCACCCATGACCCCCGGGGCGCCTTTACGGCCATGGTCTTCGCGCCGGAGCCCGTGGAGCTGTCCTCCTTCGCCGCGGAGCACCACCGGCTGTCAGCTTCCCCCGAGTCCGGATTCGTCCGGGTCCTCCAAGCCCAGCTCCGCGACGCCAAGGGCGTGGACATGCTGCGCGGCTGTGTGCTGCGCCGGATCGACGCCGAAGGCACGTATGAGCGGACCATCGACTCGGCCGACGACTGGTACGACGTACTGGCCGACGTGTTCCATCTGAACCTGAGTGACGTCGACGCCCCTGCGCGGGCGGCGCTGTGGCACCGTGTCCACA